The following coding sequences are from one Verrucosispora sp. WMMD573 window:
- a CDS encoding GTPase, producing the protein MGGRLREALRIADGRVDADQLVARLEAVRRFLGIVDGHLPDTPLVPARTLVERAGTRLALSRDHTVVALAGATGSGKSSLFNAMARMDLSPVGVRRPTTGVTHACVWGPLDGGTRLLDWLGVLPRHRFVRESLLDGDDESTLHGLILLDLPDFDSVEHSHRLEVDRLLGLVDLVVWVVDPQKYADRVMHRSYLREFHRHRDVTVVVLNQTDRLAPAEVPRVLADLRRLLDADGLDGVPLLATTVADPEGLEGLRAALERTVAERQAALRRLSGDVDAVVDALDGMVGAPRTALAADDPAVTALDRALCNAAGVPTVVAAVEQAYRHRAAAATGWPLLRLWRRLRADPLRRLHLPDRRAGGDPAGSLVAATSVPEPNAADKSALALALRTVAERAGDGLPNAWPDAMAAAARSRLGDLPDALDGALASTDLGVDRPRAWWRLVGGVQWLVTFAAVAGLGWLVLGYAVRALGLPELRHPMVGEVPVPTLLLLGGLLTGLLVAALTRPLVRWAARQARHRAEAQLTRAIAGVGEQQVLAPVRGVIAAHADARTVLEVARHR; encoded by the coding sequence ATGGGCGGACGCCTCCGCGAGGCGTTGCGAATCGCCGACGGGCGGGTGGACGCCGACCAACTGGTCGCCCGACTGGAGGCGGTGCGGCGGTTCCTCGGCATCGTCGACGGTCACCTGCCGGACACTCCGCTGGTGCCGGCCCGCACCCTTGTCGAACGCGCCGGTACCCGGCTGGCGCTCTCCCGCGACCACACAGTGGTGGCGCTTGCCGGAGCCACCGGCAGCGGCAAGTCGAGCCTGTTCAACGCGATGGCCCGGATGGACCTCTCACCCGTCGGGGTACGCCGGCCCACCACCGGTGTCACGCACGCCTGCGTGTGGGGCCCGCTCGACGGGGGCACCCGGCTGCTCGACTGGCTCGGCGTGCTGCCCCGCCACCGGTTCGTTCGGGAGAGCCTGCTCGACGGCGACGACGAGTCCACTCTGCACGGGCTGATCCTGCTCGACCTGCCGGACTTCGACTCCGTCGAGCACTCGCACCGGCTGGAGGTGGACCGGCTGCTCGGCCTGGTGGACCTGGTGGTCTGGGTGGTCGACCCGCAGAAGTACGCCGACCGGGTGATGCACCGCAGCTACCTCCGCGAGTTCCACCGGCACCGGGACGTAACGGTGGTCGTGCTCAACCAGACCGACCGGCTGGCCCCCGCCGAGGTACCCCGGGTACTTGCCGACCTGCGCCGCCTGCTCGACGCGGACGGGCTGGACGGGGTACCGCTGCTGGCCACCACCGTCGCCGACCCGGAGGGCCTGGAGGGGTTACGGGCGGCGCTGGAGCGCACCGTCGCCGAACGACAGGCCGCGCTGCGTCGCCTCTCCGGTGACGTCGACGCCGTCGTCGACGCGCTGGACGGCATGGTCGGCGCGCCCCGCACCGCGCTCGCCGCCGACGATCCCGCGGTCACCGCGCTGGACCGTGCCCTGTGCAACGCGGCCGGCGTGCCGACGGTCGTGGCGGCGGTCGAGCAGGCTTACCGGCATCGCGCCGCGGCTGCCACCGGCTGGCCGTTGCTGCGGCTCTGGCGGCGACTGCGGGCCGACCCGCTGCGCCGGCTGCACCTGCCCGACCGGCGGGCCGGTGGTGACCCGGCGGGAAGCCTGGTGGCCGCCACCTCCGTACCCGAGCCCAACGCGGCCGACAAGTCCGCACTGGCACTGGCCCTGCGGACGGTGGCCGAGCGGGCCGGGGACGGGCTGCCGAACGCCTGGCCGGATGCGATGGCCGCAGCGGCCCGGTCCCGTCTCGGCGACCTGCCGGACGCCCTGGACGGCGCGCTCGCCAGCACCGATCTCGGCGTCGACCGTCCGCGTGCCTGGTGGCGGCTGGTGGGCGGGGTGCAGTGGCTGGTGACGTTCGCCGCGGTGGCCGGGCTGGGCTGGCTGGTCCTCGGCTACGCGGTACGGGCTCTCGGGTTGCCGGAGTTGCGGCATCCGATGGTCGGTGAGGTACCGGTGCCGACCCTGCTGCTGCTCGGCGGGCTGCTGACCGGGTTGCTCGTCGCGGCCCTGACCCGCCCGCTGGTGCGGTGGGCCGCCCGGCAGGCCCGGCACCGGGCGGAGGCACAGCTGACCCGGGCCATCGCCGGCGTCGGCGAGCAGCAGGTGCTGGCCCCGGTGCGGGGCGTGATCGCCGCACACGCCGACGCGCGCACCGTCCTCGAGGTCGCCCGACACCGCTGA
- a CDS encoding alpha-ketoacid dehydrogenase subunit beta — MATETLTLGKALNAGLRKALENDPKVVIMGEDVGKLGGVFRITDGLQKDFGDQRVIDTPLAESGIIGTAVGLAIRGYRPVCEIQFDGFVYPAYDQIVSQVAKMHYRSRGKLNIPMVIRIPFGGGIGAVEHHSESPEAYFAHTAGLKVVSCASPQDAYVMIQQAIASDDPIVFLEPKRRYWEKGQVELDAPLSEAYPLHASRIAREGTDATLLAYGPMVRTCLDAATAAAEDGRNLEVVDLRTLSPLDLGVVYESVRRTGRAVVVHEAPSNLGMGAEVAARITEECFYSLEAPVLRVAGFDTPYPAARVEEEYLPDLDRVLDAVDRTFGW, encoded by the coding sequence ATGGCCACGGAGACGCTCACCCTCGGCAAGGCCCTCAACGCCGGCCTGCGCAAGGCACTGGAGAACGACCCGAAGGTCGTCATCATGGGCGAGGACGTCGGCAAGCTCGGCGGCGTCTTCCGAATCACCGACGGATTGCAGAAGGACTTCGGCGACCAGCGGGTGATCGACACCCCGCTCGCCGAGTCCGGCATCATCGGCACCGCCGTCGGCCTGGCCATCCGGGGCTACCGCCCGGTCTGCGAGATCCAGTTCGACGGTTTCGTCTACCCCGCGTACGACCAGATCGTGTCGCAGGTCGCGAAGATGCACTACCGCTCACGGGGCAAGCTCAACATCCCGATGGTGATCCGGATCCCGTTCGGCGGCGGCATCGGGGCGGTGGAGCACCACTCCGAGTCGCCCGAGGCGTACTTCGCGCACACCGCCGGGTTGAAGGTGGTCTCCTGCGCCAGCCCGCAGGACGCCTACGTGATGATCCAGCAGGCCATCGCCTCGGACGACCCGATCGTGTTCCTGGAGCCGAAGCGGCGTTACTGGGAGAAGGGACAGGTCGAGCTGGACGCTCCACTGTCCGAGGCGTACCCGCTGCACGCTTCCCGGATCGCGCGGGAGGGCACCGACGCCACCCTGCTCGCGTACGGCCCGATGGTGCGTACCTGCCTCGACGCGGCGACCGCCGCCGCCGAGGACGGGCGGAACCTGGAAGTCGTCGACCTGCGTACGCTCTCCCCGCTGGACCTCGGCGTGGTGTACGAGTCGGTGCGGCGTACCGGCCGCGCGGTGGTGGTGCACGAGGCACCATCCAACCTGGGCATGGGTGCGGAGGTCGCAGCCCGGATCACCGAGGAGTGCTTCTACTCGCTGGAGGCGCCGGTGCTACGGGTGGCCGGCTTCGACACCCCGTACCCGGCAGCCCGGGTGGAGGAGGAGTACCTTCCCGACCTCGACCGGGTGCTCGACGCCGTCGACCGCACCTTCGGCTGGTGA
- a CDS encoding NHL domain-containing thioredoxin family protein → MSARVRAPELRGRAWLNTGGRQLTLADLRGKIVIADFWTFCCINCLHVLDELRPLEQKYADVLVVIGVHSPKFEHEKDADALAAAVERYGVHHPVLDDPELDMWQQYAARAWPTLAVIDPEGYVVATMAGEGHADGLARLIDDLIATHEVKGTLHRGDGPYVPVAEPETTLRFPGKAVALPDGGLLVSDSARHRLVELAADAETVVSTIGAGERGRTDGAAGAATFSEPQGLCLLPPQVAEVAGYDLVVADTVNHLLRGVRLATGEVLTVAGTGRQWRSTVDDHAHDARSVDLSSPWDLAWYDDRLIIAMAGIHQLWWFDPIKRTAGMYAGTTVEALRDGPLAEAWLAQPSGLAVSTDGDRLWVADSETSAVRYVENGVLGTAVGQGLFDFGHVDGPAAQALLQHPLGVCALPDGSVLIADTYNGAVRRYDPASDQVATVATGLAEPSDLVLTADGAVLVVESAAHRVTRLAPGALSAAGAETVDGPRHRTERRPTELASGEVVLDVVFTPAPGQKLDDTFGPSTRLVVSASPPELLVEGAGTGTDLSRRLVIDGSVPDGVLQVTAQAATCDADVEHAACHLTRQDWGVPVRVVDGGAGRLPLVLRGMDAG, encoded by the coding sequence ATGAGTGCACGTGTGCGGGCTCCCGAGCTTCGGGGTCGGGCCTGGTTGAACACCGGCGGGCGGCAGCTGACGCTCGCCGACCTGCGAGGCAAGATCGTCATCGCGGACTTCTGGACCTTCTGTTGCATCAACTGCCTGCACGTGTTGGACGAGTTGCGTCCCCTTGAGCAGAAGTACGCCGACGTCCTCGTGGTGATCGGGGTGCACTCGCCGAAGTTCGAGCACGAGAAGGACGCCGACGCGCTGGCCGCCGCCGTCGAGCGGTACGGCGTGCACCACCCCGTCCTTGACGATCCTGAGCTGGACATGTGGCAGCAGTACGCGGCCCGTGCCTGGCCGACCCTCGCGGTGATCGACCCGGAGGGATACGTGGTGGCCACCATGGCGGGTGAGGGCCACGCGGACGGGCTGGCCCGGCTGATCGACGACCTGATCGCCACCCACGAGGTCAAGGGCACGCTGCACCGGGGCGACGGCCCGTACGTCCCGGTCGCCGAGCCGGAGACCACCCTCCGCTTCCCGGGCAAGGCGGTGGCCCTGCCCGACGGTGGTCTGCTGGTCTCCGACTCGGCGCGGCACCGCCTGGTCGAACTGGCCGCCGACGCTGAGACCGTCGTCAGTACCATCGGCGCCGGCGAGCGGGGCCGGACCGACGGTGCCGCCGGTGCCGCGACCTTCTCCGAGCCGCAGGGGCTGTGTCTGCTGCCGCCTCAGGTGGCCGAGGTCGCCGGCTACGACCTGGTGGTCGCCGACACCGTCAACCACCTGCTGCGGGGCGTACGGCTGGCCACCGGCGAGGTGCTCACCGTGGCCGGTACCGGACGGCAGTGGCGGTCGACTGTCGACGACCACGCGCACGATGCCCGCTCGGTCGACCTTTCCTCACCCTGGGACCTCGCCTGGTACGACGACAGGCTCATCATCGCCATGGCCGGCATCCACCAGCTCTGGTGGTTCGACCCGATCAAGCGCACCGCCGGCATGTACGCCGGCACCACGGTGGAGGCGCTACGCGACGGGCCGCTGGCCGAAGCCTGGCTGGCCCAGCCGTCCGGGCTTGCCGTCTCCACCGACGGCGACCGGCTCTGGGTGGCCGACAGCGAGACCAGCGCCGTCCGCTACGTCGAGAACGGCGTCCTGGGTACCGCCGTGGGTCAGGGCCTGTTCGACTTCGGTCACGTGGACGGGCCGGCGGCACAGGCCCTGCTACAGCATCCGCTCGGCGTCTGCGCCCTGCCCGACGGATCGGTCCTGATCGCCGACACCTACAACGGCGCGGTACGCCGGTACGACCCGGCCAGTGATCAGGTCGCCACTGTCGCCACCGGCCTGGCCGAGCCCAGCGACCTGGTGCTCACCGCCGACGGCGCGGTGCTGGTGGTGGAGTCGGCGGCGCACCGGGTCACCCGGCTGGCTCCCGGTGCCCTCTCGGCGGCCGGCGCGGAGACCGTCGACGGCCCCCGGCACCGTACCGAGCGCCGGCCGACGGAACTGGCCTCGGGCGAGGTCGTACTGGATGTCGTCTTCACTCCGGCCCCCGGGCAGAAGCTGGACGACACCTTCGGACCGTCCACCCGACTCGTCGTCTCGGCGTCGCCGCCGGAATTGCTGGTCGAGGGGGCCGGCACCGGCACCGACCTGTCCCGCCGTCTGGTGATCGATGGCTCGGTGCCCGACGGGGTGCTTCAGGTGACCGCCCAGGCGGCCACCTGTGACGCCGATGTGGAGCACGCGGCCTGCCACCTGACCCGGCAGGACTGGGGCGTACCAGTGCGGGTGGTCGACGGCGGTGCCGGCCGGCTGCCGTTGGTGCTGCGCGGCATGGACGCCGGCTGA
- a CDS encoding dihydrolipoamide acetyltransferase family protein — translation MSRIKEFNLPDLGEGLTEGEILAWLVKVGDTIELNQPIVEVETAKAAVEIPAKWAGQVQAIFHPEGSTVEVGTPIIAIDTDPGAGPVEQSTTGAPTTDLPTPSAASLAAVEVAPTEGAVEPGLIGGPAPGGRTAVLVGYGPRTTAAKRRPRKDTTPAATAPAAPVQVSPARVAPAPVQPAPAPMVNGNGRSSGPVLAKPPVRKLAKDLGVDLGTLTGSGPSGSITREDVQRAAAPAAAEPLTVTSPVSSAASFGADREQRIPVKGVRKLTAENMSRSAFTAPHVTEFLTVDVTRAMKALDRLRGRREWREVRVSPLLLVAKAVLLAVRRHPMVNSSWAGDEIVVKEYVNLGIAAATERGLIVPNIKDAGRLTLRELADAMTDLVQTAKAGKTSPADMSGGTLTITNVGVFGVDTGTPILPPGESAILAFGAVREQPWVHKGKVKPRLVTTLSLSFDHRIIDGELGSKFLRDVGDFLADPEAALLAWT, via the coding sequence ATGTCACGGATCAAGGAATTCAACCTGCCCGACCTGGGTGAGGGCCTGACCGAGGGTGAGATCCTCGCCTGGCTGGTCAAGGTGGGCGACACGATCGAGCTGAACCAGCCGATCGTCGAGGTGGAGACGGCGAAGGCGGCCGTGGAGATTCCGGCGAAGTGGGCCGGCCAGGTCCAGGCGATCTTCCACCCGGAGGGCTCCACGGTCGAGGTCGGCACCCCCATCATCGCGATCGACACCGACCCGGGCGCCGGCCCCGTGGAGCAGTCCACCACCGGTGCGCCCACCACTGACCTGCCCACCCCGTCGGCGGCGTCGTTGGCCGCCGTCGAGGTCGCACCGACCGAGGGTGCGGTCGAGCCGGGCCTGATCGGCGGTCCCGCCCCGGGCGGCCGTACCGCCGTTCTCGTCGGGTACGGTCCGCGCACCACGGCGGCGAAGCGCCGTCCCCGCAAGGACACCACCCCGGCCGCGACCGCACCGGCGGCACCGGTGCAGGTCAGCCCGGCACGGGTCGCTCCGGCTCCGGTCCAGCCCGCGCCCGCGCCGATGGTCAACGGCAACGGTCGGAGCAGCGGACCGGTGCTGGCCAAGCCGCCGGTCCGCAAGCTCGCCAAGGACCTGGGGGTCGACCTCGGCACGCTGACCGGATCCGGACCGTCGGGCTCGATCACCCGGGAGGACGTACAGCGGGCGGCGGCCCCCGCAGCGGCCGAGCCACTGACGGTCACCAGCCCGGTCAGCTCGGCCGCGAGCTTCGGCGCGGACCGCGAGCAGCGCATTCCGGTCAAGGGCGTACGCAAGCTCACCGCCGAGAACATGTCCCGCTCGGCCTTCACGGCTCCGCACGTCACCGAGTTCCTGACCGTGGACGTGACCCGGGCGATGAAGGCGCTCGACCGGCTGCGTGGGCGGCGGGAGTGGCGTGAGGTTCGGGTCTCGCCGCTGCTGCTGGTCGCGAAGGCGGTGCTGCTGGCGGTCCGGCGGCATCCGATGGTCAACTCCAGTTGGGCCGGCGACGAGATCGTCGTCAAGGAGTACGTCAACCTCGGCATCGCGGCGGCCACCGAGCGCGGCCTGATCGTGCCGAACATCAAGGACGCCGGCCGGTTGACCCTGCGCGAGCTCGCCGACGCGATGACCGACCTGGTGCAGACCGCCAAGGCCGGCAAGACCTCGCCGGCCGACATGTCCGGCGGCACTCTGACGATCACCAACGTCGGGGTGTTCGGGGTGGACACCGGTACGCCGATCCTGCCCCCGGGTGAGTCGGCGATCCTGGCCTTCGGTGCGGTACGCGAACAGCCCTGGGTCCACAAGGGCAAGGTCAAGCCGCGCCTGGTCACCACGCTCAGCCTCTCCTTCGATCACCGGATCATCGATGGTGAGCTGGGTTCGAAGTTCCTCCGCGATGTGGGTGACTTCCTCGCCGACCCGGAGGCGGCCCTGCTCGCCTGGACCTGA
- a CDS encoding 5-oxoprolinase subunit PxpA — MDLNADLGEGFGIWRLGDDQALLNLVTSANVACGFHAGDPATMRRVCAAAAERGVAVGAQVGYRDLAGFGRRHIEYEFAELRDEVLYQLGALNAFCRAYRTQVRYLKPHGALYHAAASEELPAAALLAALDDYDPELPVLCPPGSVLAQLAQGAGIRVVAEGFADRNYLPNGRLVPRTSPDALVTDPQEVARRAVLMATERVVVTIDGGTVPCVVESVCLHGDSPGAVAAAELVRAALVDAGVTPAPFA; from the coding sequence ATGGACCTCAACGCTGACCTCGGCGAGGGCTTCGGCATCTGGCGTCTCGGCGACGACCAGGCCCTGCTGAACCTGGTCACCTCCGCCAACGTCGCCTGCGGCTTCCACGCCGGGGACCCGGCCACGATGCGCCGGGTCTGCGCCGCCGCTGCGGAGCGGGGAGTCGCCGTCGGAGCCCAGGTCGGCTATCGGGACCTCGCCGGCTTCGGTCGGCGGCACATCGAGTACGAGTTCGCGGAGCTGCGCGACGAGGTGCTCTACCAACTCGGCGCGCTCAACGCGTTCTGCCGGGCGTACCGCACCCAGGTCCGCTACCTCAAGCCGCACGGGGCGCTCTACCATGCGGCGGCCAGCGAGGAACTGCCGGCGGCAGCCCTGCTGGCCGCGCTCGACGACTACGACCCGGAACTGCCCGTACTCTGCCCACCCGGGTCGGTGCTGGCCCAACTCGCCCAGGGCGCCGGCATCCGGGTGGTGGCCGAGGGGTTCGCCGACCGGAACTACCTGCCCAACGGTCGCCTGGTACCACGGACCTCGCCGGACGCGTTGGTCACCGACCCGCAGGAGGTGGCCCGCCGGGCGGTGCTGATGGCCACCGAACGGGTCGTGGTGACGATCGACGGCGGTACGGTCCCATGCGTGGTGGAGTCGGTCTGCCTGCACGGCGACAGCCCAGGCGCGGTGGCCGCCGCGGAACTCGTCCGCGCCGCCCTCGTCGACGCCGGAGTCACTCCCGCCCCGTTCGCCTGA
- the pdhA gene encoding pyruvate dehydrogenase (acetyl-transferring) E1 component subunit alpha, whose amino-acid sequence MAKGDPGAPARGRRAAPRSRKATTGDPELVQLLTPSGERIESVTGPDGTEYRVDFTDEEYRGLYRDLVLVRKLDAEATALQRQGELGIWASLLGQEAAQVGSGRALRTQDMAFPTYREHGVLYCRGIDPIMPLGLFRGVDQGGWDPNEFKFNMYTIVIGAQTLHATGYAMGVAMDGKTGTDDGEAVIAYFGDGATSQGDVNEAFVWAGVFNSPLVFFCQNNQYAISEPLERQTRIPLYRRAAGFGFPGVRVDGNDVLATYAVTRHALDNARHGQGPSLIEAYTYRMGAHTTSDDPTRYRIASEVEAWQAKDPIARMKAFLEREKIAEAGFFTEVDEQARREAVDLRERVLAMPNPEPDTMFDHVYPNGSPLLDEQRAQFNRYLESFEGSAH is encoded by the coding sequence ATGGCAAAGGGCGACCCCGGGGCCCCGGCCCGCGGCCGGCGAGCCGCACCCCGATCCAGGAAGGCCACCACCGGCGATCCGGAGCTGGTGCAGTTGCTCACGCCCTCGGGCGAGCGGATCGAGAGCGTGACCGGCCCGGACGGCACCGAGTACCGCGTCGACTTCACCGACGAGGAGTACCGCGGCCTCTACCGCGACCTGGTGCTCGTTCGGAAGCTGGACGCCGAGGCGACCGCCCTGCAACGGCAGGGTGAGCTGGGCATCTGGGCGAGCCTGCTCGGCCAGGAGGCGGCGCAGGTCGGTTCCGGCCGGGCCCTGCGTACGCAGGACATGGCGTTCCCCACCTACCGCGAGCACGGCGTGCTCTACTGCCGTGGCATCGACCCGATCATGCCGCTGGGCCTGTTCCGCGGGGTCGACCAGGGTGGCTGGGACCCGAACGAGTTCAAGTTCAACATGTACACGATCGTGATCGGCGCGCAGACCCTGCACGCCACCGGCTACGCCATGGGCGTCGCGATGGACGGCAAGACCGGCACCGACGACGGCGAGGCGGTGATCGCCTACTTCGGTGACGGCGCCACCAGCCAGGGTGACGTCAACGAAGCGTTCGTCTGGGCCGGCGTGTTCAACTCCCCCCTGGTGTTCTTCTGCCAGAACAACCAGTACGCCATCTCCGAGCCGCTGGAGCGGCAGACCCGCATCCCCCTCTACCGGCGGGCCGCCGGCTTCGGGTTCCCCGGCGTCCGGGTCGACGGCAACGACGTGCTGGCCACCTACGCGGTGACGCGGCACGCACTGGACAACGCCCGGCACGGACAGGGCCCGAGCCTGATCGAGGCGTACACCTACCGGATGGGCGCGCACACCACCTCCGACGACCCGACCCGCTACCGGATCGCCAGCGAGGTCGAGGCGTGGCAGGCCAAGGACCCGATCGCCCGGATGAAGGCGTTCCTGGAGCGGGAGAAGATCGCCGAAGCCGGTTTCTTCACCGAGGTCGACGAGCAGGCCCGCCGGGAGGCGGTGGACCTTCGCGAGCGGGTGCTCGCCATGCCGAACCCGGAACCGGACACCATGTTCGACCACGTCTACCCCAACGGGTCGCCGCTGCTCGACGAGCAGCGCGCGCAGTTCAACCGGTACCTGGAGTCGTTCGAGGGGAGCGCGCACTGA